DNA sequence from the Excalfactoria chinensis isolate bCotChi1 chromosome 7, bCotChi1.hap2, whole genome shotgun sequence genome:
TTGTAGAAAAGTACAGTGGCCAAGGTAGGAAACGAATATTAATTCAGTTTTTTTATCTGCTGATGCAGAACTGTTCTTATCTACATCCATATACTTTAAAGATCAATACCATAAAAaatttctgaaaacaagaatCACTCAGCTTATGACCCACAAAAGTGGGAAATATTGCTGAATGGGGAGACTTGGAGAaagctttcagtattttcacTTGCCTCtgtaaaattacaaaaaaacacTTGCAGTTCAGCTTTTAGGGACTTTTCACATGTTTACTCTTGCAGACACACATTTGTATGTCTCCTTTTCCAGCCTAGAAATTGTTTTTGCATCATAGATGGCATGCGCTTTTCCCTAATGAATAAAATACAGGCTGAGTCATGAGTAAATAAACATACAGTCTGTGTCCTGTGCCACAGCCAGCCTGAACTTGGGCTGCATCAGACTGGCAGAACTAGGTAGGGGAATCCTCAGAAATGCAGGTGGGTGCAAGATAGGGACAGCTGGCGACATGGAGGTGGGAGAACTGTTTTGATAGCCAGTGAAAGACACTGCTTGGGCATATAGGCAACCAGTTCTCCTAAATAACCGATAACTCACTTGCAGCACAGTAATACATCTGCAGAGCACTCTGTTTTGCAGCACGGAGAGAATGAACATTAGTATTTTTATAGCTTAACATCATATGTCCTTTTCACTGACTGCATACATCATAACTAAGGGTTATCTCAGGTGCTGAGAATGACAGAGTATACATGTTTCAGGCCTTAAGAAGCTCACCAATACCACAGAGCTGATCCCTTTCCATGGGGCACACAGTTCATTCCACGTTCCACTGATTACTCCCTCCTTCCTAGCAGTAAATAACACTCCCAGTGTTGTCTGTGGGCCTCAGATAGGGCAGACAGCATACATACGTATCTTCAAATATGATCCCAGCACAGAATCTGCCTGCAAGGACAGAAAGTCTGCGCCACTGTCAGGTCTGTCATGTTCCTGTCTCTGTGTGATGGGAGTCCCCAAGGTCACAATTTCACATAgtgatgagaaataaaaatacttactGCTAAAATACTTGGACTGCGCTGCAGCTTGTTGTAAGGACTGTATTTGGGTTTCATAGGCTTTCCTGCAACTCTGTCCTTATGCCTTCGGCTGGAAATGTGCTGAAATGAACATCCCCACATTTAATTAGCTGCTTAAACATTTCTTAGTTTTTACAGTTTGAGACTGATTTATCATCAGGGTATGTCTAACCCCCTGTTTGTAAGATAAAATAGGTTCATTAGAAAGAGTGAAGATGAGTTTTgctaaattaaacaaaacagtttGGAGCACATCAAACAGAGTATCAGAAACTAATCAAATACAGCAGATTCTGTGATCCAGGACAGGCTCTGCAAATTATTGATGTTTTGGTTAGTACTTCCTTTTTCTATCTGATGAGCTTTGAATGAGGCAGAGCTGTAATCACTAGGTCATAGGGGTATTCAGAATCAGGTGAACTTCAGTGTCTTTGATGCTGTCCGTTTGCATAAATAATTCAATGTTAACTGAAGGAAGAACCGGTTCCTAGGGATAGGTATACACCATGCAATTTAATACTGCCTTAGAGATAACTGAAATAACCGTGGATGAAAGGACACGTCTACACTGCGAAGCAGCATCCAATTGGAAATTCCAGTCTGGCTATCAGAAACAACATATTTATATTGCATTGCTCTGAACCTAGGGCTAATTGGCTTGGTCAGAATAGAACTGTGTTTTCATGCAGCTGTGCTACTATTCCAGCACTAATGATAATGTCACTACACATCTGTAGACATATCTACAGTATTACTGTCTCACTGACTGTCCTAAGCCAACAGATTCATGTCACATCTTCCTTTCTTGGACttaaagatttaaataaataaataaataaataaataaataaataaataaataaataaaaaatcccaacTGATTAAAGCAGCATCAAAATAGGAATTCAGGGAACTCCAACCTAGGATTTCTTCCTATTGGGAAACCGAAGTTAACATCCTCTTATTGAGCCACAGCAAAATTTAAAACTAGATCTACTGTGCTATCCATTGCTACCAACATTTTTTCCTGCCTCTGCTTTATGACTTGCAAGCTCAttttttctccagctgaaaCAGTTATGCAAGGGACTTTTAGAAATACCTGTGGGCTCATGAAATGCAAGTTCATTTTATGGGAAAACATCTTACAGAGACCTATATTCTGTCTATAATATTGCAATGGAACCAAAAATCACGAAGAAGCCTCAGGAACGTGCGAGCTACCTGTTTAAGTTGAATTTCTGAATTAACATGGACATCGCAGATTTCACAATGAAATGTCTTGTTCTGCAGTCCTGAGCCTTTACTACCATTCTGCACCTTCAGCCGAGAGCCAGGTCTGGGGTAAGACTTGATGGGACCAGCACCATTCCGAGCCTCCACCATCGTCTTGTGTTTTGAGCCTAGTTGGGCAAACAGATGTAGGTGATCAGCATCATACAGCAGTTTCCATTAGCCATGGCACTTCTTGTTCCACACTTATCTTCAAGTCAGAATACTTAAAACTACCACAGATCAGTATTGACATTGGTCTTACTTTTGGTCAGCACAGCTCCCACTTCATCAGTCCGAAGGgaaacccaacaacaaaagaagGGTTTATACAGAAAGGGAGCTGGACTGCTGACCCTCTGTTTGAGGTCAGTGTGTGGCCATGAGGTCCACATGTTTGTGCTTATTCTAACAAAATCCAGAGCTAGTggagcacagcaggaaaagggaatGACTCAGGAGTGATCACTCAAAATCTGCCTTGAAACAGAAATCCATGACTAAGCCACTAGCTGCATTGCTGGTTATGCATTCAAGAAAAGACACTACAAAGCCTTCATTAGactaaatttcttttttctgtggACTGGGACTAAAATTCAATCCTTGGCTTGAACTGTGGGAATTGATAAACATCCAGCAAGTAAAAGCTGTTCTTCAAAGAATTCCCCAGAATCTATGTTATTCCTGATCACCCAGAGATTTGAGACGTAGAGGAATTCTATACCAAACAGTGATATGAATTTTCTGGATTCATCTTTTAGGCTATCATGGCAATTTCTCTAGTAGAGGtgccttaaagaaaataaatgtataatgACTTCTCTTGAATTTAAGAGTAGCACATACGTATAATAAGTGGAATAATAGATCAGTGACTGTGGGGCCATCAGAAAAGTGTAAAATGAGAGAGTGTCTAGGCACACAGGTATTTCCATGGCTTGTCAGCAGAGGTGGTACTGGAGACTGCAATAAGTATATTTTGATTTGGAAGAAGTGGCTGCTTTGGCCATTTCAAGAAAGGATTACAGCTGTAAAACCAATTGAAATGGTTTGTTAAAAAGCTTTACCTCACCAGCACATCACAGAGCAGCCAGAGTACATTAGGGATTGTTGCTTGGGGTCTTTTCAAAGATTTATCCAAGGAATGAGGACAGCATAGTTAATACTTAACAATCCAAACATTCTAGGATATCTATGAAATCTAAGAAGCCCAtcaaaaaaataggaaaaatatcaAGTAACAGAAGTCACTGAACATTATGCCAGGAAAAGACAGCATGGACAGCTGAAATATGAAAGAGATATGTAGCTCATATTCTAGAAAACCTGGTGCTACAGCGGTACGATGGAATATGACTAGGTAACATGAGCTGTAAGGATTTTAAAGGCTTATAGGGTACAGGGAGAACTGCTCTAAAAATGTATAGAGCTTTACTGAAATATCAAACACTACACATCAAATTCCACAatgacagaaaaacagcttgttACATCGACCTTTTCAAAACCAGCACACAACTCACATTCTATACACACTCACCTGTATTGTGCGCTTCTAGTTGTGACAGGGAATTCACAGCCACTTTGCATAATGAACAGTAAAGCAgttttttggctttttcctcttctgactCAGAGGCTGTGCTAGGAGCCCCATTTGTGCTGTTGGAGGATGCTGCAGGTGTTACAGGTGCCACTGCTGCCACTCCAgttttgggaagaaaagcacCCACTTCTGTACTGGAATGCTGACTTGAACCATTGGATTTCACTTTCCCTTTATCTtctaaaagaaggaaaatatctaTGTCAAAAATATGCTATGCAATAATCATGCAATAGTAATCCTGTGGCTCTAGCGAACCTATCCCAACAGGGACCTAATTCATCCAATTCTAGACAGGCCAGCATCCTTGAAATCTTGTTAAAATTCAACCACAGAATATATGTAATTTGATGGAAGGGCTGACTCTTGATTTTAAGGTTACCAGTGAGTACCAATGACTTCAGCAAATTCACAGCAgttgctgttgtgctgcaggtCTGGCCAGCTGCAAACAACCCAAGGAATCTCCAATGCAGCCTGGGTTAAAAACTGGAGAGTACATAGAAACATGCAAGGCTTTTTACCAGAGATTGCAAAAATGCTCCTGAAAAGCAATATATTGCCTTTGGAATAGCTCAAATTTCTCAGAGTCACTGGGAGTACACTGAAAGGCTCCAGCACTGCCTTGGCATGTGACATCCCTTCTCTGAGCTAAAGGAGTTCAGTGTGGTACAACACTATACACCTAAGTacagctgttattatttttaggtTTTTCTAACAACAGTTCCCTATACATCCAGAGATACGATGGCTCCAGTGCATATTCATCATATTCCTGTATCACTTCACAGCCATGAATCAATAACTCACGTTCCTGTGAGACAGGTAGGCAAATATTACTTCATTCTACAGATGGTGATTGCAAGACAGAAAGATTAAATGTCTCAACTGTGCCTGAAGAGGCACTTTGTGCCAGAGCCAGTATTCAAATGCTCCTTGCCTATATGGTGTCTTAGAAGAGCTCATTGAATTCTATTCAGCTGAAGTCCTTGTGACTACAAGCTGTACAGTCACTGATAATGAAGAGGGAATGGAAGTgggaaaaaacagcactttTGGTATGGGCAGCACTGACAAAATGGATGCATGAAATGATTGCCCTAGACTGGCAACAGATTGCAGCCTAAGCAAACTGCTACATCAGCAGAATAAAAGATCACAAACTTCCAGCTTTACTAAATAACACTGGCACAAGGCAATCTgaatttttaaaacttctt
Encoded proteins:
- the ZNF385B gene encoding zinc finger protein 385B isoform X8, encoding MDPVQKAVINHTFGVSIPPKKKQVISCNVCQLRFNSDSQAEAHYKGSKHAKKVKALEATKNKPKVGSSKDSAKANPSCSTPVTANISDKSEDKGKVKSNGSSQHSSTEVGAFLPKTGVAAVAPVTPAASSNSTNGAPSTASESEEEKAKKLLYCSLCKVAVNSLSQLEAHNTGSKHKTMVEARNGAGPIKSYPRPGSRLKVQNGSKGSGLQNKTFHCEICDVHVNSEIQLKQHISSRRHKDRVAGKPMKPKYSPYNKLQRSPSILAAKLAFQKDMIKPLAPAFLSSPLAAAVSSALSLPARPAASLFQAPAIPPALLRPGHGPIRATPASILFAPY